The proteins below come from a single Tigriopus californicus strain San Diego chromosome 3, Tcal_SD_v2.1, whole genome shotgun sequence genomic window:
- the LOC131878065 gene encoding uncharacterized protein LOC131878065, translating into MRVRWKKAIFDLRRYCQETTIHGIRYLVDVDSWMEKFWWFLIVITGFALASFLIYRAVVEWEDHPILTTVDSSSVPITSIQFPTITICPKRRVVYRQMQSSLLYNPWNMIENLFNQFNLTNFNGDPEEIRFMNDTSFLLDVVISSIQRTLTQNIKFDFEQLKIKWADELDSDYYREVRPSSRILLSFDYEYEEEFSYSDFNDTAELLQNNTMHLKIEIYQMMIDIENSPQNATSPRAFILNDIKSHFGKCHGQLEFHTSYLPRWHEILSERYAELEEAEKRTSCTSIRCKTGMKRFHGLLEMGDFLCKNRPPRLGSLLAKFRKEIIKHFLYSEKRYNRIREFFANVIKNLIGPLYGLEKFNLLDVGLNGFRTESNATFVECRHDLFLRHRRMWLSYLKGNSSILPCLGSEDPCCSYSGFYRLGRTAGNSSILPCLGSEDPCCSYSGFYTKHKNVFGRILLQMLDSLVSDYPEMPNGNRLGYDIPTDYRHKRMPKILRCNLGSFGQVVYAEPTEDCTLMEPTSTLNGICVTFNQKNAFDNLKKEEERTQNIPEKLYEILTNNQRNKVFNPRGHGLDFGFQLLIYDHDLLEREDKDSEYTIGITDQYNYMNPRLSEFKTTPGMHTYVSITPQETVTHPNVVEYPQTARGCRFPHENEGLHIYKVYSKAACQYECVIYRGVQRFGCVPWNYLSNVTDKNICDDEATRYFNFFLQNTSFIQEHCDCPQDCHQLEFTYSETIKPVDFKSLCKIEPGTEEESDLYWSFPQILRRYENVFMGKLRAIRDGKEYTEYEECIALWSKEMTLVEFKLDSPTFTRMTKEAKTTFIDKVATIGGTLGLFTGMSIISMFEICYWGMKASRKLIMKNTLVNNVPLNLWKKPSSSSSLTAISPSPFASTKVPEPQI; encoded by the exons ATGCGGGTGCGTTGGAAGAAGGCCATTTTTGATTTGCGAAGATATTGCCAGGAAACCACCATCCATGGCATCAG GTATCTGGTGGATGTGGACTCTTGGATGGAGAAATTCTGGTGGTTCCTCATTGTGATCACGGGGTTCGCTCTGGCATCATTTCTGATCTATCGAGCGGTTGTGGAATGGGAGGATCATCCCATTCTCACCACTGTGGACTCATCCTCAGTTCCAATCACTTCCATTCAGTTCCCCACAATCACAATTTGTCCCAAACGGAGAG TGGTGTATCGTCAGATGCAAAGCAGTTTACTGTACAATCCGTGGAACATGATTGAAAATCTCTTCAATCAGTTTAACTTGACCAACTTCAATGGTGACCCAGAAGAGATTCGATTCATGAACGATACCAGTTTTCTTCTTGATGTTGTCATCAGCAGCATCCAACGCACCCTCACTCAAAACATAAAGTTCGATTTTGAGcaactcaaaatcaaatgggCTGATGAACTTGACAGTGATTATTACAGAGAGGTT CGCCCCTCTTCTCGGATTTTGCTCTCATTTGATTATGAGTATGAGGAGGAATTTTCCTATAGCGATTTCAATGACACCGCCGAGTTATTGCAAAATAACACGATGCACCTGAAAATAGAAATCTACCAGATGATGATCGATATCGAGAACAGTCCGCAAAATGCCACCTCACCCAGGGCTTTCATCTTGAACGATATCAAAAGCCACTTTGGCAAATGTCATGGACAGCTGGAATTTCACACCAGCTACTTGCCACGTTGGCACGAGATTCTGTCAGAAAGATATGCAGAACTGGAAGAAGCCGAAAAGAGAACAAGTTGCACATCAATCCGATGCAAAACCGGCATGAAAAGGTTCCATGGCCTTTTGGAAATGGGAGACTTTCTGTGCAAAAATCGACCCCCGAGACTTGGGTCTCTCTTGGCCAAGTTTCGAAAGGAGATCATTAAGCATTTCTTGTACTCCGAGAAGCGATACAACCGAATCCGAGAGTTCTTTGCCAATGTGATCAAGAACTTGATTGGACCTCTTTACGGCCTCGAAAAGTTCAATCTTCTGGATGTTGGCCTCAACGGATTCCGGACCGAAAGTAACGCCACATTTGTGGAATGTCGTCATGATCTTTTCCTTCGACATCGACGCATGTGGTTGAGCTATTTAAAGGGCAACTCGTCTATTTTACCTTGCTTGGGATCCGAGGACCCTTGTTGTAGTTACAGCGGGTTCtaccgccttggccgtacagcaggcaACTCGTCTATTTTACCTTGCTTGGGATCCGAGGACCCTTGTTGTAGTTACAGCGGGTTCTACACCAAGCATAAAAACGTTTTCGGACGTATCCTACTCCAGATGCTAGACAGCTTGGTCTCGGATTACCCGGAGATGCCCAATGGAAACCGACTCGGGTACGACATCCCGACCGATTATCGACACAAACGGATGCCCAAGATCCTTCGTTGTAACTTGGGATCCTTTGGTCAAGTGGTCTATGCTGAGCCCACTGAAGACTGCACCCTTATGGAACCCACCTCCACGTTGAACGGGATTTGCGTGACCTTCAATCAAAAGAACGCCTTTGACAAcctcaaaaaagaggaggaacgCACTCAAAACATCCCGGAGAAGTTGTACGAGATATTGACCAACAATCAGAGGAACAAGGTCTTCAACCCAAGAGGTCACGGCCTTGACTTTGGATTCCAATTACTGATTTATGATCACGACCTTTTGGAACGGGAAG ATAAAGACTCGGAATACACGATTGGCATAACCGATCAATACAATTACATGAACCCTCGTCTTAGTGAGTTCAAGACCACACCAGGCATGCACACTTATGTTTCCATCACACCTCAAGAAACAGTGACACACCCAAATGTGGTTGAGTACCCACAAACCGCCCGAGGATGTCGATTTCCCCACGAAAATGAAGGACTGCACATATATAAAGTCTACTCCAAAGCCGCTTGTCAGTATGAATGTGTCATCTATAGAGGGGTTCAAAGGTTTGGATGCGTTCCATGGAACTATTTGAGCAACGTGACGGATAAGAACATTTGCGATGATGAAGCCACGAGATATTTCAACTTCTTCCTCCAAAACACGTCCTTCATCCAGGAGCATTGTGATTGCCCGCAGGACTGCCATCAATTGGAGTTTACTTATTCCGAGACCATCAAGCCCGTGGACTTCAAGAGCTTGTGCAAGATTGAGCCGGGAACAGAGGAAGAGAGTGACCTCTATTGGTCATTCCCGCAGATTCTCCGCCGCTATGAAAATGTCTTCATGGGCAAACTAAGAGCAATTCGGGATGGCAAAGAGTATACTGAATATGAGGAATGTATCGCTCTTTGGTCCAAAGAGATGACGTTGGTTGAGTTTAAATTAGATTCGCCCACCTTCACTAGAATGACCAAGGAAGCCAAGACC